ATTCTGTTTTACAAATGtagaccttttttttttcctttcttataAAATAACTATAGTTTTTAAAAGTCGGCGAGGAAAAGAATTCTTGTTTGCTTGTTCTCATTATTAGATGCTTATTGGTTAGTTACATGGCTTTAATTTGGATAAGAAAACGAATTCCATTATAAGATGCTTATCACGATTTTATTCGTGGTACCTTTGTTTGGTTCTAGATGCACAAAATGCAACAGAGTTAATTAAAACTTTGATTACAGAAAAGGAGAATCTTTGCCTTTATGGATATCCCAGTGAGCAGTGGGAGGTGAATTTACCTGCTGAAGAGGTGCCTCCAGAGCTTCCGGAGCCTGCACTGGGTATTAACTTTGCCAGAGATGGGATGCAAGAAAAGGACTGGTTGTCTTTGGTTGCTGTACACAGTGACGCGTGGTTACTTGCTGTGGCTTTCTATTTTGGTGCTAGGTTTGGATTCGATAAAGCTGATAGGTATATTTCTCCTTCCCTGTGTGTTGTCTCCTGTTTTGGCTTTATACGCCATTCTAGATGTGGATAAGCGAAGTTACTCATTGGCATGCAACAGTTCATCCTAATAATTGATTTGAGTATCTTGcatttttgatgttttgttatTAATTGGTATTTTTGTACTACTCGCTACGTGTCTATGATGAAAATTTTGCATGCTATCTTTTTCGCTCAGCTGACCTTTCTTTTTTTCGGTGAGTGGATCTTCGTTTTATGGTTAATTTAGTACAATAtctaacatgtttaattttggcTAGAATTTTGCTACTTTGTTTAAGAAGCCTCATTAGTTGATTTGTTTTGAACACCAATTTATAAggttttccttgaaattttattgCGTTGACTAATTGAATTTCTTTCCAAAAACGCTAAAGCCAGGTGTTAACATAAGTTTTTCATCCAAGGTATGATTGGTCCGATCCTTAATCATAGGCCTCAGCATGAAGTGCTTATAATGTATgtgtacataatatatataggCATTGAATGAATGAGCTTGCTTACACTGGAAAACTGTTTATCGGATTTGCATTTTCTATAACAATTATTCTATACTTTGaactacttttttttccttaataatACTGTTTAATGTGATGCAGGAAACGCCTTTTCAATATGATAAATGATCTTCCGACAATATTTGAAGTTGTGACAGGGGCAACTAAGAAACAGACAAAGGAGAAATCGTCGGTTTCAAATCATAGCAGCAACAAATCTAAATCAAACTCTAAGGTACGGATACATCCTTTTTCTTGCTTAGCTGTTCCATTAAATGTTAATCTGTGTAAATTTTAGGGTTAAGGCTTGGTTTGGATCTAAAACTAGTGTTATATTAATCTCACAATTTGGGAGGGGTTTATGGAGTGGATTTTGTCATTGGTTTCCAAACTTtgatcaaaatccaatttaggTTCTAGAAcgttattttaattatacaacCAATAGTCACCCTGACCTGAAAGAGAGAAATGACTTAACACAATTTCAAGGGAAGGGGACCTTACAAATTAGATATTCTTTTCCCTTTATGTTTGAAAATATGCAGCGAGGTTCTGAATCTCAGCCCAAGTATTCGAAGGCAGCAGCATCAAAGGATGAGGTTGAAGATGGCATGGAAGACGAAGACGATGAGGAGCATGGAGAGACGTTATGTGGGGCTTGTGGAGAGAATTATGCCGCTGATGAATTCTGGATTTGCTGTGATATCTGTGAGAAATGGTTCCATGGAAAGTGTGTTAAGATAACACCGGCAAGGGCGGAGCATATTAAGCAGTACAAATGCCCATCTTGCAGCAACAAGAGAGCACGGCCTTGACGATGGTTGTTGGGGTGGCTGTTTTATGTGAATTCTGGCATTGTGGGACTGCTAACTGTCTAGTAGGGGATGTAGTGAAGTTTGATGTTAGTTAATGTGACGTTTTAATGTAGGGGATCTGTGTTTTTACTTTTGATATGTAGGTGGTGAACTGGCtgtttgatttgattataaaataGGATAATTATAATCAGTTATTTCTGCCATTGGAAGGGAGGCTTGGTTTATGTTTGAATCCTTCTGGTCTTTATATGCATGCAACTTGGTTTCCTTTTGTATAAAAAGGTAATGTGGATTGATGGATGAATAGTTGGGCGAAAGTGGGCTCAAACTATTGTTAGTGCTTTCTGTCCATGCGCCTCAAAGGAAGAGGATGGATCCAACATTGAACTTGGGTGAATATGCACTACCGCTCTCCTAGAGGCCAAAGCAACTGACACAAAAAGTAGGGGACTCGGCTTCAAAGTACTTCaaccttatttttaattaagtaggTTCTGTCcagggattttttttttttttaatctatgaTGTCTTGCGTCTTTGTTTTTGTGGGAACCTTGAGTCCTTGGGTTTCTGTGGGACCTACAGCGGTTATGGAAGATTTGAATTTCTCCAAAAACTGAGTTTTTGGCACTGTTTTCATAACCAGACATGCTGGTTGGATCGCATTAATACAGAATGAGGTACCGAACTGATGGataagttttttatatatatccaTCTGTGGCACTCTCTTGCATTCTTCTCCGCatttttggtatgtttaggCTGTCTAGTAGAGTTTGGATGTCTGTTCATCTTTTTTCTCTTGCTCGCCTGGGGTGTTggcttctcttcttttcttttaatgaaataaaaatcagTTCAAACCAAgttaaaaatatggttttaggTCGACTTGGTTTGATCAAgttgaatattgattattacTGAACTGTTTAACTTATTAATGTACacatctctatttttttaaacatatttgtaatatgtCTAATTCAATTAAGTGTTAAAGTTAGATGAGTTAAGTCTTGGTTAAAAATTTCCATCATGGTTAGGACTTAAGTTGGTTTGGTTATGGTCGATTATGTCGGACTCGACaaccatattttaattttaaaattccatttctTCCATAAAAGGTGTAGTAGGATTTATATATTAACAAGTAAAACCAGGCATTTAATATGTCattttcatctttccttccaaatttttgctatttttaaagATGGGAGAAAATGCCAATCTAACTaggttattaaaatatatggttCTCGATTAAGACGCCTCATCCAGCATGAAAGCCACATGACATGCATTTGCCTGTCGGCATCCGTCATTGTATACTCCTTTGTCTTTCAAAATTGTaactgcaactccacaaaaaACAAGCATGAAAAGTGAAATCCAAACAATGGGTGTTTTGAGGATGTATTATCGGCTCAAAATATTGGTTATATTTGCAATTTTGCATGCCGTCTTAATTCAGCATCTCTCAATCTAAATAATAACCAAAAACTGCAACACCGACTTAGAAGTGGTCCTTAAATTGGCTTCAACTCATCTCAGCCGTTTGTTTCACTTTGGTCTCGGACAAATGTGCCTGTTATGGATAAAACTCAGACAGGAAAATAGAGTGGTGGGTGACAATGCCTGTTGTTTCCGGTTGGCTGCTCCATACACCTTCTTAATGATGGCAGATGCTTCATATTAAATCCAACGGTGCAAATGGGTTTTCTTATCAGCCCCTGGTTTTCCATCCCCCTCGCTCTTCCTGTATATAAAGGTTTAAAAATAGATGGAGAATGATAGACTAGAAAATTGTCGGGGGAAGCTATTGCCAATTATTTGAATCTTTGATGAAGAAGCATTTGATGTTCCTGTTTCTCTCCAAGAATGCCTTTTTGAGTAATGACATTATTTACTGTTTTCATGAAAAAGACAAGTTGACTGTCCAATCTCCCAATGATTTTACTTGGTTTCTAGTAAGGGTAAAAGTAAGTGACTGAGATTTGATAACTTCCATGAGTTAAAAGGACCCCAAAATAGGAAGCCTCAACTATTACCTTTTTGTCTCAATTATTTTTTCGCTTACTCGTTAGCATTTAATATTCGAGTATTTAATAAGTTAGAGGCCAGAATCATTCAAAGAACAATAACAACATTGATTCAAAGACTTGGGGTAGTGAAGGATTGAACCATGATTTAGATTGAGAACATGAAAGATACATAATTACAGCGAGATCCAgatgaaaaaaagaaggaaaaactgCTAGATACATGTTTTACATTAATATGCAGGTGATGCTCATCATAGAAAAGCCAAAGGAAGAAAAGAATTTACAAGTGGTGACCCTTGTTACTAAGCAAACCGGTTAAAGCCCTCAGCCTCCCTTTTTTTTCATGGTGTCAATGGCTCTTGGCTCTTAGTTGATAACCGCTTCAAGAACTCATAGGTGGTTATCATGGTTGTTGCAGACAGAGCCATTGATGCCCATCGTGGTCCCAATCCTCGGTAACAAGCTGCCAATCCGCCTTCTTGAACTAGATTCCGCACTGTTTGCAGTACATTCAATGGTTTTCTTACTCCATTCTCTTCTCTATCCAGAACCTGTAATCTGGTCTTGATAGTGTCAAGTGGCATAGTGATTAAAGCTGAAATGCCACTAGCCATGGCTGCACTTAACCCTTGGACCGCCACCAAGGCCTTTGAATCAGGCCTAAAACCAGACCCCATCACAATACTTCCACTCTCATCTTTTTTACCCATAGAACCGAAGCCACTCCAAATGAGCTTGTGTGCAACAGAGTAAGATGCCCACCAAACCGCATTAGACGGTGCATATGTCAAAATCGAGATCCCAAATCCCCTGTATAATCCTTTAGGACCATCTGCATATAGAATTTTCCTAAACGCATCAAGACCATTCCTATATCTACAAAAATTCACATTGGGATTTACATTTTTGCTACAGTTACTGTCATTATATCCTTGAACCATTAGTCTCTGGCTCACAACATCAATTGGGGTCCAAACCAGTTGCGCAGCCATAGCTGA
This genomic stretch from Gossypium raimondii isolate GPD5lz chromosome 6, ASM2569854v1, whole genome shotgun sequence harbors:
- the LOC105773298 gene encoding PHD finger protein ALFIN-LIKE 4; this encodes MDGGASYNPRTVEEVFRDFKGRRAAMIKALTTDVEEFYKQCDPEKENLCLYGYPSEQWEVNLPAEEVPPELPEPALGINFARDGMQEKDWLSLVAVHSDAWLLAVAFYFGARFGFDKADRKRLFNMINDLPTIFEVVTGATKKQTKEKSSVSNHSSNKSKSNSKRGSESQPKYSKAAASKDEVEDGMEDEDDEEHGETLCGACGENYAADEFWICCDICEKWFHGKCVKITPARAEHIKQYKCPSCSNKRARP
- the LOC105773981 gene encoding uncharacterized protein LOC105773981 translates to MSLSAAEDDSGSEIHIPADIDWHMLDKSKFFFLGAALFSGVSAALYPVVVLKTRQQVSSTQVSCFKMSFSIMRYEGLRGFYRGFGTSLMGTIPARALYMGALEVTKSSVGTATVSLGFSDTTATALANAAAGLSSAMAAQLVWTPIDVVSQRLMVQGYNDSNCSKNVNPNVNFCRYRNGLDAFRKILYADGPKGLYRGFGISILTYAPSNAVWWASYSVAHKLIWSGFGSMGKKDESGSIVMGSGFRPDSKALVAVQGLSAAMASGISALITMPLDTIKTRLQVLDREENGVRKPLNVLQTVRNLVQEGGLAACYRGLGPRWASMALSATTMITTYEFLKRLSTKSQEPLTP